Proteins encoded within one genomic window of Mycolicibacterium monacense:
- a CDS encoding DMT family transporter: MSWLILIISGAFEAVWAVALSKTEGFTRPVPSVIFVVAVVISMAGLGYALRDIPVGTGYAVWVGIGAALTVAYSLASGEESVSVIKVALLLGIVGCVVGLQVVSQGH, encoded by the coding sequence GTGTCCTGGCTGATCCTGATCATCTCGGGTGCGTTCGAGGCGGTGTGGGCGGTTGCGCTGAGCAAGACCGAAGGTTTCACCCGCCCGGTTCCCAGCGTGATCTTCGTTGTCGCAGTGGTCATCTCGATGGCCGGTCTCGGTTATGCGCTGCGCGACATCCCCGTCGGCACCGGTTACGCCGTGTGGGTGGGCATCGGCGCGGCGCTCACGGTGGCGTATTCGTTGGCGAGCGGCGAGGAGAGCGTGTCGGTGATCAAGGTGGCGCTCTTGCTGGGCATCGTCGGCTGCGTCGTGGGCCTGCAGGTGGTCAGCCAGGGTCACTAG
- a CDS encoding NAD(P)H-dependent flavin oxidoreductase has translation MPLSTPWCRAMGCEVPIVNAPMGGAAGGRLAAAVSRAGGLGMVGMGSAGTAEQLDAELDALAGLDRPFGIGLVHWVVEARPDLLERALCARPALLSVSFGEDWSWVRRAQEVGAAAVAQVGTAAAARRAVDAGIDVLVARGAEGGGHGEPRVGTLALLTDLLERFDVPVLAAGGIASGRGLAAVLAAGASAAWIGTGFAACPEATTQPAARAALVAAEGDQTTLTRAFDIDSGYPWPDHLPERVLTDGAGRATPVNAGQGVGMVTKAEPAADLIARLCAEAEGLLRRWVSSADAG, from the coding sequence ATGCCGCTGTCGACGCCGTGGTGCCGGGCGATGGGCTGTGAGGTGCCCATCGTCAACGCCCCGATGGGCGGGGCCGCCGGCGGCCGGCTCGCCGCGGCCGTCTCGCGTGCCGGCGGTCTCGGCATGGTCGGGATGGGCAGCGCGGGCACCGCCGAACAACTCGACGCCGAACTGGACGCGCTGGCCGGGCTGGACCGGCCATTCGGCATCGGGCTCGTGCACTGGGTCGTCGAGGCGAGACCGGACCTGCTCGAGCGGGCCCTCTGTGCCCGGCCGGCGCTGCTGTCGGTGAGCTTCGGTGAGGACTGGTCGTGGGTGCGCCGCGCGCAGGAGGTGGGTGCGGCCGCCGTGGCCCAGGTCGGCACCGCCGCCGCCGCGCGTCGGGCGGTCGACGCCGGTATCGACGTGCTGGTGGCCCGCGGCGCGGAGGGCGGTGGCCACGGCGAGCCGCGGGTCGGCACGCTGGCGTTGCTGACCGATCTGCTCGAGCGGTTCGACGTGCCGGTGCTGGCCGCCGGCGGCATCGCATCCGGGCGCGGTCTTGCCGCCGTGCTGGCCGCGGGTGCCTCGGCCGCGTGGATCGGCACCGGGTTCGCCGCGTGCCCCGAGGCGACGACACAACCGGCCGCGCGTGCGGCCCTGGTCGCCGCGGAGGGTGACCAGACGACGCTGACCCGGGCCTTCGACATCGACAGCGGCTACCCGTGGCCGGACCACCTGCCCGAACGCGTGCTGACCGACGGCGCCGGCCGAGCGACGCCGGTCAACGCGGGCCAGGGGGTGGGCATGGTGACGAAGGCGGAGCCGGCGGCCGACCTGATCGCGCG